One part of the Lotus japonicus ecotype B-129 chromosome 2, LjGifu_v1.2 genome encodes these proteins:
- the LOC130735952 gene encoding uncharacterized protein LOC130735952 translates to MGDKSDGRNDVLMENLEATKDLGKEGEGPPARKPTFKEQVMGPKPLLILDDVDLLKKGIMQMDLVEGNRLFPSFDMEDQAYTTICSPWVDCLVIKLLGKKIGYRILCERLRSLWMLTGSFEVIEVHNGYFFVKFDIPEDKVKVLIGAPWMIFDHYFSVKPWTSDFVATDSKINTTAVWVRIPGLGPQWYHKKILMTLAKGVGKPIKVDMNTVDMNKGRFARVCVEIDLNLPVVGMLRLKGFLLSLLSDCRTCCPSIVQDIRSKGNLNYSHLQNHY, encoded by the exons ATGGGAGACAAGAGTGATGGCCGGAATGATGTGCTCATGGAGAACTTGGAGGCTACGAAGGATCTAGGAAAGGAGGGAGAAGGACCCCCTGCTCGTAAACCAACGTTTAAGGAGCAAGTTATGGGACCCAAGCCGCTATTAATCCTTGACGATGTTGACTTGCTAAAGAAAGGGATTATGCAGATGGATCTGGTGGAGGGAAATCGCCTCTTCCCTTCATTTGATATGGAGGACCAAGCTTACACGACTATTTGTTCGCCTTGGGTAGATTGCTTGGTGATCAAGCTTTTGGGTAAAAAGATTGGTTACAGAATATTGTGTGAACGACTGAGGTCATTGTGGATGCTGACTGGCAGTTTTGAAGTGATTGAAGTGCATAATGGTTATTTCTTTGTTAAGTTTGATATACCTGAGGACAAGGTGAAGGTGTTGATCGGGGCACCGTGGATGATTTTTGATCATTACTTCTCTGTGAAACCTTGGACATCAGATTTTGTGGCAACGGACTCGAAGATCAATACGACTGCTGTGTGGGTTCGCATTCCAGGCCTAGGCCCGCAGTGGTATCACAAGAAAATTCTGATGACTCTAGCCAAAGGCGTGGGGAAACCGATCAAGGTTGATATGAACACAGTTGACATGAACAAGGGTAGGTTTGCACGAGTATGCGTGGAGATTGATTTGAATCTTCCAGTAGTGGGAATGCTCCGCCTTAagggt TTTCTACTTTCACtattaagcgattgtcgaacctgttGTCcaagcatcgtgcaggacattcgtTCTaaagggaacctgaattacagtCATCTACAAAATCATTACTAA